The Ralstonia wenshanensis genome includes a region encoding these proteins:
- a CDS encoding DUF3734 domain-containing protein, protein MPAPKLRVAASKRPTPAESSRPADAPLTTAQRIVLPAYENIALVLQGGGALGSYQAGVFEGLDEAGIVPNWIAGISIGALNTAIIAGNAPEHRQAKLREFWQIITQPTFSPPLPDILENAWFDGNAHLRKWLTAMQAADTLLEGQRGFFTPRFPAPLPANEIDPLEASYYDTTPLKATLERLCDFDRINDGGIRVSVGAVNVRTGNLEAFDNTERRLRAEHFMASGALPPGFPPVLIDGEYYWDGGVVSNTPLSYVLGSKPRRDTLVFQVDLWSALGPVPNTMIGVASRQKDLQYSSRTRLTTDWMERSQSTRRLIRKLLDHLPPKEFERTQWYKHAQEMACTKRYNVFHLIYAAKEHEGPGKDIQFGPSTMRDHWASGLADIRESLSHPEWLEMPDNDTGFVTHDIHRHPGVEREDKRL, encoded by the coding sequence ATGCCCGCACCCAAACTACGCGTGGCCGCAAGCAAGCGGCCCACGCCGGCAGAATCGTCGCGCCCGGCAGATGCGCCGCTCACCACGGCTCAGCGGATCGTGCTGCCCGCGTACGAGAACATTGCGCTGGTGCTGCAAGGCGGCGGCGCGCTTGGCTCGTACCAGGCCGGCGTGTTCGAAGGGCTGGACGAAGCCGGCATCGTGCCGAACTGGATTGCGGGCATCTCCATCGGGGCATTGAATACGGCCATCATTGCCGGCAATGCGCCCGAGCATCGGCAAGCGAAGCTGCGTGAGTTCTGGCAGATCATCACGCAGCCGACGTTTTCGCCGCCGCTGCCTGACATCCTGGAAAACGCCTGGTTTGACGGCAACGCGCACCTGCGTAAATGGCTGACCGCCATGCAGGCGGCAGACACGCTGCTTGAAGGCCAGCGTGGCTTTTTTACGCCGCGCTTTCCTGCCCCGCTTCCCGCCAACGAAATCGACCCGCTCGAAGCCAGCTATTACGACACCACGCCGCTCAAGGCGACGCTGGAACGCCTGTGCGATTTCGACCGCATCAACGACGGCGGCATTCGCGTGTCAGTGGGCGCCGTGAACGTTCGTACCGGCAATCTCGAAGCCTTCGACAACACCGAGCGCCGCCTGCGCGCGGAGCACTTCATGGCATCAGGCGCGCTGCCGCCGGGCTTTCCGCCCGTGCTGATCGACGGTGAGTATTACTGGGACGGCGGTGTGGTCTCCAACACGCCGCTGTCGTATGTGCTGGGCTCCAAGCCGCGCCGCGACACGCTGGTGTTTCAGGTGGACCTCTGGAGCGCGCTGGGCCCGGTGCCCAATACGATGATCGGCGTGGCCAGCCGCCAGAAGGACTTGCAGTACTCCAGCCGCACGCGGCTTACCACCGACTGGATGGAGCGTTCGCAATCCACCCGCCGGTTGATACGGAAGCTGCTCGATCATCTTCCGCCCAAGGAGTTCGAGCGCACGCAGTGGTACAAGCACGCGCAGGAAATGGCCTGCACCAAGCGCTACAACGTCTTCCACCTCATCTACGCGGCCAAGGAACACGAAGGCCCCGGCAAGGACATCCAGTTCGGGCCGTCCACCATGCGCGACCACTGGGCCTCGGGCCTTGCCGATATTCGCGAATCGCTCTCACATCCGGAGTGGCTGGAGATGCCCGATAACGACACGGGCTTCGTCACGCACGACATCCACCGCCATCCGGGCGTGGAGCGGGAAGACAAGCGGCTCTGA
- a CDS encoding acetoacetate decarboxylase: MDIKTVRETAFAMPLTSPAYPPGPYRFIHREFFIITYRTDPAKLRAMVPEPLEVPEPLVAYEFIRMADSTGFGDYTESGQVIPVTYEGKPGTYTLAMYLDDHPPLAGGREMWGFPKKLASPKLVTDKDTLIGTLDYGPVRVATGTMGYKHRELDLAEQKRRLERPNFLLKIIPHVDGKTARICELSRNYMIDIDMKGAWTGPASLELAHHALAPVAELPVLEIVEARHIIADLTLGMGEVVFDYLAQ, translated from the coding sequence ATGGACATCAAAACCGTCCGCGAAACCGCGTTCGCAATGCCGCTCACGAGCCCCGCATACCCGCCAGGCCCGTACCGCTTCATCCACCGCGAATTCTTCATCATCACGTACCGCACCGACCCGGCCAAGCTGCGTGCCATGGTGCCGGAGCCGCTGGAAGTGCCCGAACCGCTGGTCGCCTACGAGTTCATCCGCATGGCCGATTCCACCGGCTTTGGTGATTACACCGAGAGCGGCCAGGTGATTCCCGTCACCTACGAAGGCAAGCCCGGCACGTACACGCTGGCGATGTATCTGGACGACCATCCGCCCCTGGCCGGCGGCCGCGAGATGTGGGGCTTCCCGAAGAAACTCGCCTCGCCCAAGCTGGTGACCGACAAGGACACGCTGATCGGCACGCTCGACTACGGCCCCGTGCGCGTGGCAACCGGCACCATGGGCTACAAGCACCGTGAGCTGGATCTGGCAGAGCAGAAACGCCGCCTGGAGCGCCCAAACTTCCTGCTCAAGATCATTCCGCACGTGGACGGCAAGACCGCGCGCATCTGCGAGCTGTCGCGCAATTACATGATCGACATCGACATGAAAGGTGCATGGACCGGCCCCGCGTCGCTGGAACTGGCGCACCATGCGCTGGCACCCGTGGCCGAACTGCCCGTCCTGGAGATTGTCGAAGCCCGGCACATCATTGCAGACCTGACCCTTGGCATGGGCGAGGTCGTGTTCGATTACCTCGCGCAGTAA
- a CDS encoding TonB-dependent receptor — translation MPPKRLCLSLAVLGTLPFAQVATAGDTVAAADAGTLPTSTVKGTRSSTSYDTPIANTATKIPVPLREIPQSVNVVPRAVIQDQGALSINDTLRNVPGVSASLGDAQRDQVTIRGFSSINDQYVDGLRDDSLYFRDLSNIDRIEVLKGPAAVLYGRGSSGGIINRVTKKPLATPLAEVGVVVGTERQKRAEFDLNTSINDDAIRARITGAVEDSGGFRNDYFLRRQAISPSFLFNLAPDTKLTVQFDYLHDKRIADQGVPSYHGRPVDVPIETRYGSANAAAGNVESTVKSVTGTLDHRFNDKWSFHSVVRNYEYSLGRNNYTTISRVTDGPIPTVTLAVNQRNRSDRGTLWQNELTQKAEIWGIQHTLLYGIELGYQDKSDRVAAAPGSTTYNLFNPTLQVLPTVPGNAVPTNYGLSHNETYAAYVQDLIKFSPQWTVLAGLRYEILKQSRDDLTARNVDLSRTDKPVSPRLGVVYHPIEPLSLYASYSRSFQPLADSFTFFPNSGALAPQSTTNYEIGAKYDLSAGASVTAALFDMKQTNLTAADPVTLLGVPIGTQRTRGLELSFTGEIVKTWSLMASYAYLNGRLENPNDRSGGVAVNGNQPSLTPRHSGSVWLKHDLPNGFYVAGGVRAEAARYASQYNVTTLPGYMTVDLGAGYRSKHLDVTLNLQNLFNRAYYVSAHGGAENYNMPGAPRMALLGVRYKM, via the coding sequence ATGCCGCCGAAACGTTTGTGCCTGTCTCTGGCCGTCCTTGGAACGCTGCCGTTTGCCCAGGTGGCAACTGCCGGCGACACCGTTGCCGCAGCCGACGCCGGCACGTTGCCGACTTCCACGGTCAAGGGTACGCGCAGCAGCACCAGCTACGACACGCCCATCGCCAACACGGCCACGAAGATTCCCGTGCCGCTGCGCGAGATTCCGCAGTCGGTGAACGTCGTGCCGCGTGCAGTGATCCAGGACCAGGGTGCGCTGTCGATCAACGACACGCTGCGCAACGTGCCGGGCGTGTCGGCATCGCTGGGCGATGCGCAGCGTGATCAGGTGACCATTCGCGGATTCTCGTCGATCAATGATCAGTACGTCGACGGTCTGCGCGACGACTCGCTCTACTTCCGAGATCTGTCCAACATCGACCGCATTGAAGTGCTGAAAGGCCCGGCGGCCGTGCTGTATGGCCGTGGCTCATCCGGCGGCATCATCAATCGCGTCACCAAGAAACCGCTGGCGACGCCGCTGGCAGAGGTGGGCGTGGTGGTAGGCACCGAGCGCCAGAAGCGCGCGGAGTTCGACCTGAACACGTCCATCAACGACGACGCCATCCGCGCGCGCATTACCGGCGCGGTCGAGGATTCGGGGGGTTTCCGCAACGACTACTTCCTGCGCCGCCAGGCCATCTCGCCGTCGTTTTTGTTCAACCTCGCGCCGGATACCAAGCTCACGGTGCAGTTCGACTACCTGCACGACAAGCGTATTGCAGACCAGGGCGTGCCGTCGTACCACGGTCGCCCTGTCGACGTACCGATCGAGACACGCTATGGCTCCGCCAATGCCGCAGCCGGCAATGTGGAGTCCACCGTCAAGAGCGTGACCGGCACGCTGGACCACCGCTTCAACGACAAATGGTCGTTCCACAGCGTGGTGCGCAACTACGAATACTCGCTCGGCCGCAACAACTACACGACGATCAGCCGCGTTACCGATGGGCCGATCCCAACCGTCACGCTCGCTGTCAACCAGCGCAACCGCAGCGATCGCGGCACGCTGTGGCAGAACGAGCTGACGCAGAAGGCCGAGATCTGGGGCATCCAGCACACGCTGCTGTACGGCATCGAGCTGGGTTACCAGGACAAAAGCGACCGCGTGGCCGCTGCGCCGGGCAGCACGACGTACAACCTGTTCAACCCGACGCTGCAGGTGTTGCCGACCGTACCGGGCAACGCGGTGCCGACCAACTACGGCCTCTCGCACAACGAGACGTATGCGGCGTACGTGCAGGACTTGATCAAATTCTCGCCGCAATGGACGGTGCTCGCCGGCCTTCGATATGAAATCCTCAAGCAGAGCCGCGACGACCTGACCGCGCGCAATGTCGATCTGTCGCGCACCGACAAGCCGGTCAGCCCGCGCCTGGGCGTCGTGTATCACCCGATTGAGCCGCTTTCGCTGTACGCGTCGTACAGCCGCTCGTTCCAGCCGCTGGCCGATAGCTTCACCTTCTTCCCCAACAGCGGCGCGCTGGCCCCGCAATCGACAACGAACTATGAGATCGGCGCCAAGTACGACCTCTCGGCCGGTGCAAGCGTGACGGCCGCGCTCTTCGACATGAAGCAGACCAACCTGACGGCAGCCGACCCGGTCACGCTGCTGGGCGTGCCCATCGGTACGCAGCGCACGCGCGGGCTGGAGCTGTCGTTCACGGGCGAGATCGTGAAAACCTGGTCGCTGATGGCGAGCTATGCCTACCTGAACGGCCGCCTGGAAAACCCGAACGACCGCAGTGGTGGCGTGGCGGTCAACGGCAACCAGCCGTCGCTCACGCCGCGGCATAGCGGCTCGGTGTGGCTCAAGCACGATCTGCCGAACGGCTTCTACGTGGCCGGTGGCGTGCGTGCGGAAGCAGCACGTTACGCATCGCAGTACAACGTGACGACGCTGCCCGGTTACATGACCGTCGACCTGGGCGCCGGCTATCGCAGCAAGCATCTTGATGTCACGCTGAACCTGCAGAACCTGTTCAACCGCGCGTACTACGTGTCGGCGCACGGCGGCGCCGAGAACTACAACATGCCGGGTGCCCCGCGCATGGCGCTGCTCGGCGTGCGCTACAAGATGTAA
- a CDS encoding cation:proton antiporter gives MNGVVILLLVAGGLLAVVALVQMLASRLTLPESTLLALAGIGIGGAYLILRSSAPAFAATFFAPLVDPSWPAEAYLWLFLPPLLFQAALSVDVRSMAPDAAPILMLAIVAVVVATGVIGLAAAAVTPFGIVTCLLLGAMIATTDPSAVIAVFRDVGAPARLIRLVEGEALLNDAAAIAIMGVLLAMLTGHGGDASVGTGLRELAKAFGGGVVFGLIAGRIAAFLLPALRGIAQAEAAWTLALPYPLYLVAENVLGVSGVVSVVCAGLVIGALGRTRLTPRNWSHLQLIWEQIAALAGAVVFLLAAVRVPELLHGVVGKDALWLAVIVLAALAARLAVLFGLLPALAWLKLSAPVSHAYKLAIAWGGLRGAVTLVLALGVAENQAVREADRHFVTILATGFVLVSVLFNGATLRWVMRQLGLDQLSPQEQALQGQALNMSTEEVESTMRRIGGHFHFTSGATDQAAEVYRREVAAGAVELNLEEALSERERLTIGLVSLATRERELIPEYGNGLVSIRNLDAMMRNTADMIDAARTEGRLGYKRASRRILAKHAGYRFAVWLHRVVHIDRPLANALADRFELLICRQTVLERLRAYNRASLQPVLGERMADLLDGVLIARIEAAEEGLAELRGKFGDYSAALEKRLLVLFALYIGQSKIDTMLAETVISKEVYKQISAVIRRAWMAALPRPPLSTALHMPPAQK, from the coding sequence GTGAACGGCGTCGTCATCCTGTTGCTGGTGGCGGGCGGTTTGCTCGCCGTTGTGGCGCTGGTGCAGATGCTGGCCTCGCGCCTGACGCTGCCGGAATCGACATTGCTGGCGCTCGCGGGCATCGGTATCGGCGGCGCCTATTTGATCTTGCGCAGCAGCGCGCCTGCTTTCGCGGCCACGTTCTTCGCGCCGCTCGTCGATCCGAGTTGGCCGGCAGAGGCGTACCTGTGGCTGTTCCTGCCGCCGCTGCTGTTTCAGGCGGCGCTGTCGGTCGATGTGCGGAGCATGGCGCCGGATGCCGCGCCGATCCTGATGCTGGCCATCGTGGCCGTGGTGGTTGCCACGGGCGTGATCGGACTCGCTGCGGCCGCCGTCACGCCGTTCGGCATCGTCACGTGCCTGCTGCTTGGCGCGATGATTGCCACGACGGATCCCTCCGCCGTGATCGCGGTGTTCCGCGACGTGGGCGCGCCGGCGCGGTTGATCCGCTTGGTGGAAGGCGAGGCGTTGCTCAACGACGCCGCAGCCATTGCCATCATGGGCGTGCTGCTTGCCATGCTCACGGGGCACGGCGGCGATGCCTCCGTTGGCACCGGCCTGCGCGAACTGGCCAAGGCGTTCGGCGGCGGCGTGGTGTTCGGTTTGATTGCCGGGCGTATCGCCGCATTCCTGCTGCCCGCGCTGCGCGGCATTGCTCAAGCCGAAGCCGCGTGGACACTGGCATTGCCGTATCCGCTGTATCTCGTGGCCGAAAACGTGCTGGGCGTGTCGGGCGTAGTGTCGGTGGTGTGCGCGGGGCTGGTGATCGGCGCGCTGGGGCGCACGCGCCTGACGCCGCGCAACTGGTCACACCTGCAGCTCATCTGGGAGCAGATTGCAGCGCTGGCCGGCGCGGTGGTCTTTCTGCTGGCTGCGGTGCGCGTGCCGGAGCTGTTGCACGGCGTGGTGGGGAAAGACGCGCTGTGGCTGGCGGTGATTGTGTTGGCCGCGCTTGCGGCGCGTCTTGCGGTGCTGTTTGGCCTGTTGCCCGCGCTCGCGTGGCTCAAGCTCTCTGCGCCGGTCAGCCATGCCTACAAGCTTGCGATTGCATGGGGCGGCCTGCGTGGCGCCGTCACGTTGGTGCTGGCGCTGGGTGTGGCGGAGAACCAGGCTGTGCGCGAGGCGGATCGCCATTTCGTCACCATCCTGGCCACCGGCTTTGTTCTGGTGAGCGTGCTCTTCAACGGTGCCACGCTGCGCTGGGTGATGCGCCAGCTGGGGTTGGATCAGTTGTCGCCCCAAGAGCAGGCCCTGCAGGGCCAGGCGCTGAACATGTCGACAGAGGAAGTGGAATCGACCATGCGCCGCATCGGCGGGCATTTTCATTTCACGTCGGGCGCGACGGACCAGGCTGCGGAGGTGTATCGGCGAGAAGTCGCGGCCGGCGCGGTCGAGCTGAACCTTGAGGAGGCGCTGTCCGAACGCGAGCGCCTGACCATTGGCCTCGTTTCACTCGCCACGCGTGAGCGCGAGTTGATTCCCGAGTACGGCAACGGCCTTGTCTCCATCCGGAACCTTGACGCGATGATGCGCAACACCGCGGACATGATCGACGCGGCCCGCACAGAGGGGCGCCTGGGCTACAAGCGCGCATCGCGGCGCATTCTGGCCAAGCACGCCGGCTACCGGTTCGCTGTCTGGCTGCACCGCGTGGTGCATATCGACCGCCCACTGGCCAACGCCCTGGCTGATCGCTTTGAATTGCTTATTTGTCGCCAGACGGTGCTGGAGCGCTTGCGCGCGTACAACCGTGCATCGCTGCAGCCCGTGCTGGGCGAGCGCATGGCAGACCTGCTCGACGGCGTGTTGATTGCCCGGATCGAGGCGGCGGAAGAGGGCTTGGCGGAGCTGCGCGGAAAGTTTGGCGACTACAGCGCCGCTCTGGAAAAGCGCCTGCTCGTGCTGTTCGCGCTCTACATCGGCCAGAGCAAGATCGACACGATGCTGGCCGAAACCGTGATCTCGAAAGAGGTCTACAAGCAGATCAGCGCGGTGATCCGCCGTGCATGGATGGCCGCGCTGCCGCGGCCGCCGCTGTCGACTGCATTGCACATGCCGCCCGCACAGAAATAG
- a CDS encoding PepSY-associated TM helix domain-containing protein, with protein sequence MLRRVLFRLHWLIGLSASVVLAIVGATGALMAYEDELLRALNPGVLSLPARSGPAPTLPHVAAQARAAMPDRPVTFITAASDTTVPWRVWYAWPPGKHGGSSRGELRYIDAATGTLLPEARGQRFFATVKLLHRTLLADEIGKQIVGASTIGLVVMTLSGLYLRWPRRVTNWRSWLVIRWSRAGRIRWWDVHTVIGTLVLPLYLLAAFSGLYWAYDWYRDGLQRLAGMPVMAKAKPVEGQRQPLGSAALERTWNVFLANASNYGTATLRIDDALTGKVDINWLPANAPHDRAFNRLTLDTSTGAVLRNESFADKPPMQRLLAGMLPLHNGRYFGPIGIVLVLIGALMLPVFAATGWWLYLDRRRRAQPQRKNASAATRPC encoded by the coding sequence ATGCTGCGACGGGTGCTCTTCCGCTTGCACTGGCTGATCGGGTTGTCAGCCAGCGTGGTACTGGCCATCGTTGGCGCTACCGGCGCGCTGATGGCGTACGAAGACGAGCTGCTACGGGCGCTCAACCCCGGCGTGCTCAGCCTGCCCGCGCGCAGCGGCCCTGCACCGACGCTGCCGCATGTTGCTGCGCAGGCGCGCGCTGCCATGCCGGATCGCCCCGTCACCTTCATCACCGCAGCATCCGACACGACCGTGCCATGGCGTGTCTGGTATGCCTGGCCGCCAGGCAAACACGGCGGCAGCAGCCGCGGAGAGCTGCGCTACATCGATGCCGCTACCGGCACGTTGCTGCCCGAAGCTCGCGGCCAGCGCTTCTTTGCCACCGTCAAGCTGCTGCACCGGACATTGCTTGCAGATGAGATCGGCAAGCAGATCGTAGGGGCCAGCACGATTGGGCTCGTCGTGATGACGCTGTCGGGCCTGTACCTGCGCTGGCCGCGTCGCGTCACGAACTGGCGAAGCTGGCTCGTTATCCGATGGAGCCGCGCGGGCCGCATCCGCTGGTGGGACGTGCACACCGTCATCGGCACGCTCGTGCTGCCGCTGTATTTGCTGGCTGCCTTCAGCGGGCTGTATTGGGCGTATGACTGGTACCGCGATGGCCTGCAGCGCTTGGCCGGCATGCCGGTCATGGCCAAGGCAAAACCCGTGGAAGGCCAGCGACAACCGCTCGGAAGTGCGGCATTGGAGCGCACCTGGAACGTTTTCCTGGCCAACGCGTCGAATTATGGAACGGCCACCCTCCGCATCGACGATGCCCTCACGGGCAAGGTCGATATCAATTGGCTCCCGGCCAATGCCCCGCACGACCGCGCCTTCAACCGTTTGACGCTGGACACCAGCACCGGCGCAGTCCTCCGCAACGAATCCTTTGCCGACAAGCCGCCGATGCAACGCTTGCTGGCAGGCATGTTGCCGCTTCACAATGGCCGCTACTTCGGACCGATCGGCATCGTGCTAGTGTTGATCGGAGCACTGATGCTGCCGGTGTTTGCGGCAACGGGGTGGTGGCTGTATCTGGATCGGCGCCGACGCGCGCAACCGCAGCGCAAAAACGCATCCGCAGCGACACGTCCTTGCTGA
- a CDS encoding oxidoreductase: MPLRAALVGYGYAGKLFHAALIDATPGLHLQVIGSNRPDAVRADRPNVVVCTPDAAATHAQADLVVIAAPNDRHALLAEAALRAGKHVVVDKPFTVTLAEARHLARVAREAGRVLSVFQNRRWDSDFLAVQAAIAGGAIGEAMHVEAHFDRYRPQVRARWREQAGQGTGIWFDLGPHLIDQALKLLGLPDAVSASFARQRPGAETPDWAHVVLEMGERRAVLHASMLVAGGSPRWVVHGTRGSFIKHRMDQQEAQLLAGMKPGAQRWGVDDDAGLLIDGATSTETSIATPAGDQRAYYAAVRDAILGRRANPVPPVQAVAVMAVLEAAVAAAETGTAVVPDLTDAERADWLAVRETAS; this comes from the coding sequence ATGCCATTGAGAGCCGCTTTGGTGGGCTACGGCTACGCCGGCAAGCTCTTTCACGCCGCGTTGATCGACGCCACGCCCGGGCTGCATTTGCAGGTCATCGGTTCCAACCGGCCAGACGCCGTGCGTGCGGATCGGCCCAATGTCGTGGTCTGCACGCCCGACGCGGCGGCCACGCATGCGCAAGCCGACCTCGTCGTCATTGCCGCGCCCAACGACCGTCATGCACTGTTGGCCGAAGCCGCGTTGCGCGCCGGCAAGCATGTCGTCGTGGACAAGCCGTTTACCGTCACGCTGGCAGAGGCGCGGCATCTGGCTCGGGTGGCGCGTGAGGCGGGGCGCGTGCTGTCGGTCTTCCAGAACCGCCGCTGGGACAGCGATTTCCTCGCTGTGCAAGCCGCGATTGCGGGTGGCGCCATTGGCGAAGCCATGCACGTCGAGGCGCATTTCGACCGCTATCGCCCCCAGGTGCGCGCCCGCTGGCGCGAGCAGGCGGGGCAGGGCACGGGCATCTGGTTCGATCTTGGCCCGCACCTGATCGACCAGGCGCTGAAACTGCTTGGCCTGCCGGATGCGGTGAGCGCTTCGTTTGCACGCCAGCGGCCAGGCGCCGAAACGCCGGACTGGGCGCATGTCGTCCTGGAAATGGGCGAGCGGCGCGCCGTGCTTCACGCGAGCATGTTGGTGGCGGGCGGCTCGCCGCGCTGGGTCGTTCATGGCACGCGTGGTTCGTTCATCAAGCACCGGATGGATCAGCAGGAAGCGCAGCTGCTTGCCGGCATGAAACCTGGCGCGCAACGCTGGGGCGTGGACGATGACGCAGGCCTGCTGATCGACGGTGCAACATCGACCGAAACCAGCATCGCAACGCCGGCGGGCGACCAGCGCGCCTACTACGCCGCAGTGCGCGACGCCATCCTCGGCCGGCGCGCAAACCCTGTCCCGCCCGTGCAGGCCGTGGCTGTCATGGCCGTGCTTGAAGCTGCCGTGGCCGCCGCCGAAACCGGCACTGCGGTCGTGCCGGATCTGACCGATGCCGAACGCGCGGATTGGCTGGCTGTGCGGGAGACCGCCTCGTGA
- a CDS encoding 3-hydroxybutyrate dehydrogenase, whose amino-acid sequence MSDLKGKVAVVTGAASGIGKQIALTLANSGAAIAIVDLNEDGAKAVAKEITDAGGKAIGLRMDVTDEQAVDSGIDRVAEELGSVDILVSNAGIQIVNPFVSYSFADWKKMQAIHVDGAFLTTRAALRHMYKDDRGGVVIYMGSVHSHEGSPLKSAYVAAKHALLGLNKVLAKEGAAHNVRSHVVCPGFVRTPLVEKQIPEQAKELGISEDDVVKKVMLGDTVDGVFTTVEDVAETVRFLATFPSAALTGQSFVVSHGWFMQ is encoded by the coding sequence ATGTCTGATTTGAAAGGCAAAGTCGCCGTCGTCACGGGTGCCGCCAGCGGCATCGGCAAGCAGATCGCCCTCACGCTCGCCAATTCGGGCGCAGCCATCGCCATCGTTGACCTGAACGAAGACGGCGCCAAGGCCGTCGCCAAGGAAATCACCGATGCAGGCGGCAAGGCGATCGGCCTGCGCATGGACGTGACCGACGAACAAGCGGTGGACAGCGGCATCGATCGCGTGGCCGAAGAACTCGGCTCGGTCGACATCCTCGTCTCCAATGCCGGCATCCAGATCGTCAACCCGTTCGTGAGCTACTCATTTGCCGACTGGAAGAAGATGCAGGCCATCCACGTCGATGGCGCGTTCCTGACCACGCGTGCAGCGCTGCGCCACATGTACAAGGACGACCGCGGCGGCGTGGTGATCTACATGGGCTCGGTGCACTCGCACGAGGGCTCGCCGCTCAAGTCGGCCTACGTGGCGGCCAAGCATGCGTTGCTCGGCCTGAACAAGGTGCTGGCCAAGGAGGGCGCAGCCCATAACGTGCGTTCGCATGTGGTGTGCCCCGGTTTTGTGCGCACGCCGCTGGTCGAAAAGCAGATTCCCGAGCAAGCGAAGGAACTCGGCATCAGCGAAGATGACGTCGTGAAAAAGGTCATGCTGGGTGATACCGTGGACGGCGTATTCACCACGGTGGAAGACGTGGCCGAGACGGTGCGCTTCCTGGCCACGTTCCCGAGCGCCGCGCTGACCGGCCAATCGTTCGTGGTGAGCCACGGCTGGTTCATGCAGTAA
- a CDS encoding aminotransferase-like domain-containing protein, which translates to MQLELDPSHPQRTLVDQIVQGIRAAVDNHTLLPGTRLPSVRKLAQAHDVSTFTVAEAYTRLAALGAIVARPRSGYLVAARTPTQPAPVAPRWEPPTLNAAWLLSDVFADRSIAIKPGCGWLPNDWLDERGVQEAMRAVSRVSALRVAGYGHPWGYAPLGEYVAQSLALRGLPVERSQVLLTSGATQALDLIVRTLFKAGDVVAVDDPGYCNVLQVLKLAGLRVIGVPRTPEGLDTAALETILRADDADRPRALFTSSVLQNPTGSSMTAQNAYRVLQLAEQHGLWIVEDDLHRELADPAAPMLASLDGLRRTLYVSGFSKTISPSLRAGYVVADAAITRELARTKMAVALTSSEITERIVHAFVTRPVYAEHVARLIARLGEAHTQVEALMRQHGAELFDTPGRGLFLWARLPGHADASALANRAIDHNIWLAPGQYFRPHDEPSPWLRFNVAYSAEPALWEFLSHA; encoded by the coding sequence ATGCAACTCGAACTCGATCCTTCTCATCCCCAGCGTACGTTGGTCGACCAGATCGTCCAAGGCATTCGTGCGGCGGTCGACAACCATACTCTGCTGCCAGGCACGCGGCTGCCGTCCGTGCGCAAGCTGGCCCAGGCTCACGATGTCAGCACCTTTACGGTGGCGGAAGCCTATACACGGCTGGCGGCGCTCGGCGCCATCGTGGCGCGGCCGCGCTCGGGCTACCTGGTGGCGGCGCGCACCCCCACCCAACCAGCGCCGGTAGCTCCCCGCTGGGAGCCGCCCACGCTCAACGCGGCGTGGCTGCTATCGGATGTGTTTGCCGATCGCTCCATCGCCATCAAGCCCGGCTGCGGCTGGCTGCCGAATGACTGGCTGGACGAGCGCGGCGTGCAGGAAGCCATGCGCGCGGTGAGCCGTGTTTCCGCGCTTCGGGTGGCGGGCTACGGACATCCGTGGGGCTATGCGCCCTTGGGTGAATACGTTGCGCAGTCGCTTGCGCTACGAGGGCTGCCGGTGGAGCGCTCGCAAGTGCTGCTGACCAGCGGCGCCACGCAGGCGCTCGACCTGATCGTCCGCACCCTGTTCAAAGCCGGCGACGTCGTAGCCGTGGATGATCCGGGCTACTGCAACGTGCTCCAGGTGCTCAAGCTGGCCGGCCTGCGCGTGATCGGGGTGCCACGCACGCCAGAGGGGCTCGACACAGCCGCATTGGAAACCATCCTGCGTGCCGACGATGCCGACCGGCCGCGCGCCCTGTTCACCAGCTCCGTGCTGCAGAACCCCACCGGCTCCTCGATGACGGCGCAGAACGCCTATCGCGTGCTGCAGCTCGCCGAGCAACACGGCCTTTGGATTGTCGAAGACGACTTGCACCGCGAACTGGCCGACCCCGCCGCACCGATGCTGGCCTCGCTCGACGGCCTGCGCCGCACGCTGTACGTGAGCGGCTTCTCCAAGACGATCTCGCCCTCATTGCGCGCGGGCTATGTGGTGGCCGACGCCGCCATCACGCGCGAGCTTGCGCGTACCAAGATGGCCGTGGCGCTCACCTCGTCGGAAATCACGGAGCGCATCGTGCACGCTTTCGTCACGCGCCCCGTCTATGCCGAGCATGTGGCGCGGCTGATTGCACGACTGGGAGAAGCGCACACGCAAGTCGAAGCTCTCATGCGCCAACATGGTGCCGAACTGTTCGATACACCAGGGCGCGGCCTCTTCCTGTGGGCCCGGCTGCCGGGCCACGCAGATGCCTCTGCGCTGGCCAATCGGGCCATCGATCACAACATCTGGCTTGCACCGGGACAGTATTTCCGGCCGCATGACGAGCCCAGCCCGTGGCTGCGCTTCAACGTGGCTTACTCCGCTGAGCCGGCGCTCTGGGAATTTCTCTCCCACGCGTAA